In Aliivibrio fischeri, the sequence TCAGTTGGTAGTACCAATATTCCCTAGCTATTGGTTTAATACTTATGATGTATCCACCATTAGCTAAAGTGAATTACAACCTACTTGGTACCGTTGTAAAAGATAAACAAGCCGTTACTCTTTCTCTTATCATGAACTGGATTGTTGGTCCTATTCTAATGTTTGCTCTTGCCTTAATCTTTTTAGGCGATCATCCAGGTTATATGGTTGGGATCATTCTGATTGGTTTGGCTCGTTGTATTGCAATGGTATTAGTTTGGAACGATATTGGTGGTGGTAATAAAGAGTATGGTGCAGCCTTAGTAGCTATTAACTCAGCATTCCAAATTGTAACTTATAGCTTTATGGCGTGGTTATTTATCAGTGTTTTACCTCCTGTATTCGGTTACGAAAGCATGGTTGTAGACATTTCTATGATGGACATCGCCCACAGTGTTTTAATTTATTTAGGTATTCCATTTTTAGCTGGTTTTTTAAGTCGTAAAATCTTGGTTTCAGCAAAAGGGGAAGAATGGTACAACACTGTTTTCATCCCGAAAATTTCACCAATTACACTTATCGCATTACTTGGTACTATCGTTCTAATGTTTAGTTTAAAAGGTGAAATGATCCTTGAACTACCAATGGATGTAGTACGTATTGCGATTCCATTGACTATTTACTTTGTTTTAATGTTTTTCTCTAGCTTCTTTATTGGTAAAAAGATGGGGATCCCTTATGACAAGAATGCTTCAATTGCTTTTACTGCGACAGGTAATAACTTTGAATTAGCCATTGCCGTTTCAATCGCTGTATTTGGTTTAAACTCAGACCAAGCATTTGCTGGTGTTATTGGCCCTCTTATCGAAGTACCAGTACTTATTGCATTAGTAAACGTTGCATTAAGAATGAAAGATAAGAAAACAGAAAAAGCGGCTTAAATATATCCTTTAATCAAAAATAGCCTTTAGCTTTCACTAAAGGCTATTTTTTTATCGTCTCATAAAGATAATCAATTCATCTTAAAGAAATCGAGTTCGGTTTTTTGTGCTACCGCTAATTTCGATAACTCATCCGCAGCTTGCTGAGTTTGATTAATCGCTGATACATTTTGTGTAACCAAATCAAATGTTCTTGTCGTATTTTTAGCGATATCTTCCGTTACACTAAATTGCTCTTGTGAAGCTGTTGCGACTAACGTGTTGATATCGGAAATCGATTGAACTGAGCTGACAATATCATTAAATGATGTTTTCACTGTATAGACTCTATTAATATGAACAATTAAAGAAGATATAGGGATTTGGCGAGAATTTAAGGGATTAGGTGGGATTAAAACCTCATGAAACCATATAGAATAAGGGCTGACGGTTTTTTTAAAATCGCAGCCCTTAATGGTATTTATGGATTGAGCAAAAATTTGCAAAATGAGCAATTTCTCTAAGATGGTAAAAATACGCTAATAAATTGAGCACTATCAAGATGGGTAGAATTAGTGTTTAAACTGAATTTAAACTTTTAAACATCTTTCGAAATGTGTACAACTTGACCTATTACCTCAAACTGGTTTTGTTCTTCTTTAGTTATATCTATTACACTATATAGTTGGTTATCGCTAATTAATCTCCACGCACTTGGCATGCTCTGATACCTTTTTACAAAAACCTCATCACCGTGTCTAAAAATATAAAGATGCCCATCCTTAAGAGTGTTTTTATTCATATTGACGACAATAGTATCATTGTTATGTATTGTTGGCTCCATACTGTCACCTTTTACCCATACAACTGTTAAATCACTATCTTTAAATCCTCTATATTTCAGCCACTTACGACGAAAAGCTAAGTATCTTGTTGGTGTAATATTGTCTTCATTGATAACTCCATTTCCTGCCGAAACTTGGACGTTATAACCTGGAATTAAAGCAAAATCATTAAGAAAGTTTGTATTATCAAGGTTGTCATTATCTTCTATATAACCCGTACAAAGCCATTCAAAAGAAACATTTGCTGCTTCAGCAATAATTATCAATTTATCTAATGATGGATAAGTTGTTCCAGATAAATATTTTCTTAAACCAGACTCTGAGTGCCCGCACTTTTGTGCGAATTCGCGCACAGAAATATCACCTATAGATTCCCTAAGCCTCTCAGGAAAGCGCATTATTGTGTTTTTATCAAAAAAGTGTTTCGCCTTTTTCATTAGTAAATCGCTCTTTTGTTGTTAACCTATTGTTTTTTAACTAAATGGTCGCACGCAAGTAAAGTTACGCACAACAACACAAAAAAGCGCAAAACTATTGACATGCGCACTTTTGTGATCAATCATGTGTTACACAAGAGCGCAGCATATTAGTGTAGCGCGTTAGTGTTTAGCGGAGAATATCATGATGAGTGACTTAGATCGAGATTGGCATGTGGCAGACATAAGAGCTGCAATAGCAAAAACAGATATAAATTTTGAACAATTAGCAAAAGAAAATGGAATTGCGGGAGCGACACTTAGAAATGCTCTGAGATTTAAATATCCAAAAGCAGAACGAATCATTGCAGAACGCATAGGTGTTTCACCAGAAGAAATCTGGCCATCTCGTTATATTAATAAATGTGCATAGGTGGGCTTATGTGGGTAACCGTAAAAGAATGTCTTGGTGTCGGCGGAATGCCAACTGATGCTAGTAATGTCAGAAAGCGTTTAAATGATTTATCAAATGAAAACACAAGACGTAAAAGGAAAGGAACTAAATCATTTGAGTATGACACAAGAATTTTATCTCCAGTAATTATCACCGCCCTGATGAAAAAACAGGGAAAAGTAAACGTCGGTGGACAAGAAATCGTACTACCGAAACCAAAAGAAAAAACCTCTTATTGCAGTGAAGCACTTTGGGCTCGTTGGAATAAAGCAGGTGCAAAAGCGCAAGACAAAGCAAAGAAAACGCTTAAAGCCGTTCAGGCCGTACAGCAGTTAGTGAACCACCAGGTTCCAAAAATGGACGCTTATCAATCTGTTTCTGACGAGTTCGGAATTCCAGTGGCAAGCCTTCGTAGATATTGCGCACAAGTAAAACGAATAGACATTGCTGATTGGGCTCCTGCTCTTCTACCGAAACATAAAGAAGCAGCGCAACTAGCAAGAAAGAAACACTTTGCAGAGATAGACGACCAAGCATGGGACTTTATCAAAGCTGATTATCTATCAAACGAAGAGCCAACCCTCACCGTTTGTTATGAAAGATTAAAAGATGCAGCGTCACACAACGGATGGAAAATCCCAAGTTACGACAGCATTAGAAGAAGAATGGCGTTTGAAGTTCCTGTAGAGCAGCGCGTCATGTTACGCAAAGGTGAGCACGCATTATTAATGATGTACCCACCGCAAGAACGCAGCGTCGCAGACTTGTACGCAATGCAATGGATAAACGGAGATGGTTACCAACACAACGTCTTTGTTAAATGGTTTAACGGCGAAATCCTAAGACCAAAAACATGGT encodes:
- a CDS encoding helix-turn-helix domain-containing protein: MSDLDRDWHVADIRAAIAKTDINFEQLAKENGIAGATLRNALRFKYPKAERIIAERIGVSPEEIWPSRYINKCA
- a CDS encoding helix-turn-helix transcriptional regulator; its protein translation is MKKAKHFFDKNTIMRFPERLRESIGDISVREFAQKCGHSESGLRKYLSGTTYPSLDKLIIIAEAANVSFEWLCTGYIEDNDNLDNTNFLNDFALIPGYNVQVSAGNGVINEDNITPTRYLAFRRKWLKYRGFKDSDLTVVWVKGDSMEPTIHNNDTIVVNMNKNTLKDGHLYIFRHGDEVFVKRYQSMPSAWRLISDNQLYSVIDITKEEQNQFEVIGQVVHISKDV